From the genome of Pseudomonas sp. Teo4, one region includes:
- a CDS encoding YbhB/YbcL family Raf kinase inhibitor-like protein encodes MNLKPWLFAALLPCSALAAPGNTGALSISSSSFTDGGMIALSQVGPDPACGSGEERTPQLSWENLPEGTRSLALVMFDPDGGKGLGVVHWVAYNIDPALDGLEQGAAGQTTQAVTVGRNSRGALAYRGPCPPAGDNPHHYALTLIATDLPPGSLAEGLDRQGLLEALQGHALGAQSLVGRYGH; translated from the coding sequence ATGAACCTCAAGCCCTGGCTGTTCGCAGCCCTGCTTCCCTGTTCGGCATTGGCAGCCCCCGGCAACACCGGGGCGCTGTCGATCAGTTCGTCCTCGTTCACCGATGGCGGCATGATCGCCCTCTCCCAGGTCGGCCCCGACCCGGCCTGCGGCAGTGGCGAAGAACGCACGCCACAGCTGAGCTGGGAAAACCTGCCCGAAGGCACGCGCTCGCTGGCCCTGGTGATGTTCGACCCCGATGGCGGCAAGGGCCTTGGCGTGGTGCACTGGGTGGCCTACAACATCGACCCCGCCCTCGACGGCCTGGAACAAGGCGCGGCCGGGCAGACTACCCAGGCCGTGACGGTGGGGCGTAACTCCCGTGGCGCCCTCGCCTATCGTGGACCGTGCCCGCCTGCCGGGGACAATCCGCATCATTATGCGTTGACCCTCATCGCCACCGACCTGCCACCGGGCAGTCTGGCCGAGGGCCTGGATCGACAGGGGTTGCTGGAGGCCCTGCAGGGGCATGCGCTGGGGGCGCAGAGCCTGGTCGGGCGGTATGGGCATTGA
- a CDS encoding U32 family peptidase: protein MSLPKNHLELLSPARDVAIAREAILHGADAIYIGGPSFGARHNACNEVGDIAELVEFARRYHARVFTTINTILHDNELEPARKLIHQLYDAGVDALIVQDLGVMELDIPPIELHASTQTDIRTLERAKFLDQAGFSQLVLARELNLQQIRAIAAETDAAIEFFIHGALCVAFSGQCNISHAQTGRSANRGDCSQACRLPYTLKDDQGRVVAFEKHLLSMKDNNQTANLRDLVDAGVRSFKIEGRYKDMGYVKNITAHYRKELDAILEDRPDLARASSGRTQHFFVPDPDKTFHRGSTDYFVTDRKVDIGAFDSPTFTGLPVGVVEKVGKRDMQVVTEVPLTNGDGLNVLVKREVVGFRANIAEPRGEFEEDGQKRYRYRVEPNEMPEGLHKLRPNHPLSRNLDHNWQQALLRTSSERRVGVEWHAVLREQRLVLTVSSEEGVSVQVALDGPFGEANKPQQALEQLHDLLGQLGTTQYHADAIELDAPQAYFIPNSQLKALRREAIEALTEARVKAHPRGGRKAETNPPPVYPESHLSFLANVYNQKARDFYHRHGVQLIDAAYEAHEEHGEVPVMITKHCLRFSFNLCPKQAKGVTGVRTKVAPMQLIQGDEVLTLKFDCKPCEMHVIGKMKSHIIDLPTPGSAVAQVVGHISPEDLLKTIVRAPH, encoded by the coding sequence ATGTCCCTTCCAAAGAATCACCTGGAACTGCTCAGCCCTGCCCGCGACGTGGCCATTGCCCGCGAAGCCATCCTGCACGGCGCTGACGCCATCTACATCGGCGGCCCGAGCTTCGGCGCGCGCCACAATGCCTGCAACGAAGTCGGCGATATCGCCGAGCTGGTGGAATTCGCCCGGCGCTACCATGCGCGGGTGTTCACCACCATCAACACAATCCTCCACGACAACGAGCTGGAGCCTGCACGCAAGCTGATCCACCAGCTGTATGACGCCGGCGTCGACGCGCTGATCGTCCAGGATCTGGGGGTGATGGAGCTGGACATTCCGCCCATCGAGCTGCACGCCAGTACCCAGACCGACATCCGCACCCTGGAGCGGGCCAAGTTCCTCGACCAGGCCGGTTTCTCGCAACTGGTGCTGGCCCGTGAGCTGAACCTGCAGCAGATTCGCGCCATCGCCGCCGAAACCGACGCGGCCATCGAGTTCTTCATCCATGGCGCGCTGTGCGTGGCGTTCTCCGGCCAGTGCAACATTTCCCACGCTCAGACTGGCCGTAGCGCCAACCGTGGCGACTGCTCCCAGGCCTGCCGCCTGCCGTATACCCTCAAGGACGATCAGGGCCGCGTGGTAGCCTTCGAGAAGCACCTGCTGTCGATGAAGGACAACAACCAGACCGCCAACCTGCGCGACCTGGTGGACGCCGGCGTGCGTTCGTTCAAGATCGAGGGCCGCTACAAGGACATGGGCTATGTGAAGAACATCACCGCCCACTACCGCAAAGAGCTCGACGCCATTCTCGAAGACCGCCCGGACCTGGCGCGGGCCTCCAGCGGCCGCACCCAGCACTTCTTCGTACCCGACCCGGACAAGACCTTCCACCGCGGCAGCACCGACTACTTCGTCACCGACCGCAAGGTCGACATCGGTGCCTTCGACTCGCCGACCTTCACCGGCCTGCCGGTGGGCGTGGTGGAGAAAGTCGGCAAGCGCGACATGCAGGTGGTCACCGAGGTGCCGCTGACCAACGGCGACGGCCTCAATGTGCTGGTCAAGCGTGAGGTGGTGGGTTTCCGCGCCAACATCGCCGAGCCACGTGGCGAATTCGAAGAAGACGGCCAGAAGCGCTACCGCTACCGCGTCGAACCCAACGAAATGCCCGAAGGCCTGCACAAGCTGCGCCCGAACCATCCGCTGTCGCGCAACCTGGACCACAACTGGCAACAGGCCCTGCTGCGCACTTCGTCCGAGCGCCGTGTGGGCGTCGAGTGGCACGCCGTACTGCGTGAGCAGCGCCTGGTGCTGACCGTCAGCAGCGAAGAAGGCGTGAGCGTGCAAGTGGCGCTGGACGGCCCGTTCGGTGAGGCCAACAAGCCGCAGCAGGCGCTGGAGCAACTGCACGACCTGCTCGGCCAGCTGGGCACTACCCAGTACCACGCCGATGCCATCGAGCTGGATGCGCCGCAGGCCTATTTCATTCCCAACTCGCAGCTCAAGGCCCTGCGCCGCGAAGCCATCGAGGCGCTGACCGAAGCGCGGGTCAAGGCTCACCCCCGTGGTGGGCGCAAGGCGGAAACCAACCCGCCACCGGTGTACCCGGAGTCGCACCTGTCGTTCCTGGCCAACGTGTACAACCAGAAGGCTCGCGACTTCTATCATCGCCATGGCGTGCAATTGATCGATGCGGCCTACGAGGCCCACGAAGAACACGGCGAAGTGCCGGTGATGATCACCAAGCACTGCCTGCGCTTCTCGTTCAACCTGTGCCCTAAACAGGCCAAGGGTGTGACCGGCGTGCGGACCAAGGTAGCGCCGATGCAGCTGATTCAGGGGGATGAAGTGCTGACCCTGAAGTTCGACTGCAAGCCATGCGAGATGCATGTGATCGGCAAGATGAAGTCGCACATCATCGACCTGCCGACACCGGGCAGCGCGGTGGCTCAGGTGGTGGGGCATATCAGCCCGGAAGACTTGCTCAAGACCATTGTGCGCGCGCCGCATTGA
- a CDS encoding AEC family transporter, with the protein MFASLFAVLAPVFIVAGIGYAWARKGLSYPTEFIASLVMTVGTPSLVLSTLSRTELDPTAFTSMALGCLLCMVGMVVVGLLVCRIFGQHWRVLLPAFMFPNTGNMGLPISLYAFGEHGLALAVAFFLTLSIFQFTLGMAISGTAASPKALLRNPIVISLAGAMPIIFFDVELPRWLANTADLLGGMTIPLMLLTLGVSLASIRLRHVGSGMLLGGLRIVLGAGVGWAVGALLGMETLERAVLMVQSAMPVAVFNYLMAVRANRSPEQVANLVMCSTVLSFAWLPLVLAWWL; encoded by the coding sequence ATGTTCGCTTCGTTGTTCGCGGTACTGGCACCGGTTTTCATCGTCGCCGGTATCGGCTATGCCTGGGCCCGCAAAGGTCTGAGCTACCCCACAGAATTCATCGCCAGCCTGGTGATGACCGTCGGCACGCCGTCGTTGGTGTTGTCGACCCTGAGCCGCACCGAACTGGACCCGACGGCGTTCACCAGCATGGCCTTGGGTTGCCTGTTGTGCATGGTTGGCATGGTCGTGGTCGGCTTGCTGGTGTGCCGCATCTTTGGCCAGCACTGGCGTGTGCTGCTACCGGCGTTCATGTTTCCCAACACCGGCAACATGGGGCTGCCGATCAGTCTGTATGCCTTCGGCGAGCATGGCCTGGCGCTGGCCGTGGCGTTCTTCCTGACCCTGTCGATCTTCCAGTTCACCCTGGGCATGGCCATTTCCGGCACGGCGGCGTCACCCAAGGCGCTGCTTCGCAACCCCATCGTCATCAGCCTGGCCGGGGCGATGCCGATCATCTTTTTCGATGTGGAGCTGCCGCGCTGGCTGGCCAATACGGCGGACTTGCTGGGTGGCATGACCATCCCGCTGATGCTGCTGACCCTGGGGGTATCGCTGGCCAGCATTCGCCTGCGCCACGTTGGCAGCGGCATGCTGCTGGGAGGCCTGCGCATCGTGCTGGGTGCCGGGGTGGGGTGGGCAGTTGGCGCGCTGCTGGGCATGGAGACGTTGGAGCGGGCGGTGCTGATGGTGCAGTCGGCCATGCCGGTGGCGGTGTTCAACTACCTGATGGCGGTGCGGGCCAATCGCTCGCCAGAGCAGGTGGCGAACCTGGTGATGTGTTCGACCGTGCTGTCGTTTGCCTGGTTGCCGCTGGTGTTGGCGTGGTGGCTGTGA
- a CDS encoding tRNA (adenine(22)-N(1))-methyltransferase TrmK codes for MNEQTLSMRLERVAAHVPQGARLADIGSDHGYLPVALMLRGVIEAGVAGEVAQTPFASAQRKVRKNGLDGRITVRLANGLAAIEPSDRVTTVSICGMGGETIRDILEQGKARLQGVTRLVLQPNGDERELREWLMDNGYRICSEELLRENRFDYEIIVAEPCEAVSYTAEQLYFGPLLLQEKSPAFVTKWQRMLRQKQQTLANFERARDAIPQEKTREFNRQVAWITQVLA; via the coding sequence TTGAACGAACAGACTTTGTCGATGCGCCTGGAGCGTGTCGCGGCCCATGTGCCGCAAGGCGCACGGCTGGCCGATATCGGCTCGGACCATGGCTACCTGCCCGTGGCGCTGATGCTGCGGGGCGTCATCGAAGCCGGGGTGGCCGGTGAGGTGGCGCAGACGCCTTTCGCCTCGGCCCAGCGCAAGGTGCGCAAGAACGGCCTGGACGGCCGCATCACCGTTCGCCTGGCCAATGGCCTGGCTGCCATCGAGCCCTCCGACCGGGTTACCACCGTCAGTATTTGCGGCATGGGCGGTGAAACGATTCGCGACATTCTCGAACAGGGCAAGGCACGCTTGCAGGGCGTGACGCGGCTCGTTCTGCAGCCCAATGGCGATGAGCGGGAACTGCGTGAATGGCTGATGGACAACGGTTACCGGATCTGCAGCGAAGAACTGCTGCGGGAAAACCGTTTCGATTATGAAATCATCGTCGCCGAGCCTTGCGAGGCCGTGAGCTACACCGCCGAACAGCTTTACTTCGGTCCGCTGCTGCTGCAGGAAAAAAGCCCGGCGTTTGTCACCAAGTGGCAGCGCATGTTGCGTCAAAAACAGCAGACGCTGGCCAATTTCGAACGCGCCCGAGACGCGATACCGCAAGAAAAGACCCGCGAATTCAACCGGCAGGTCGCCTGGATCACCCAGGTGCTGGCCTGA
- a CDS encoding RidA family protein encodes MADLIYTPDADADSISSDVAEFNGILVTTQIPADNDADITAQSESTLQALKDALEKAGSGMDRVMHLTIYLTDMADRPAFNEVYQRFFSKPWPVRAAVGVAALAFPNMRVEVTAMAAKR; translated from the coding sequence ATGGCAGACCTCATCTACACCCCGGACGCTGACGCCGATTCCATTTCCTCCGACGTGGCCGAGTTCAATGGCATTCTGGTGACCACGCAGATTCCGGCCGATAACGACGCCGACATCACCGCACAGAGCGAAAGCACCCTGCAGGCGCTGAAAGACGCGCTGGAAAAAGCTGGCAGCGGCATGGACCGCGTCATGCACCTGACCATCTACCTCACCGATATGGCTGACCGCCCGGCGTTCAACGAGGTGTATCAGCGCTTCTTCAGCAAGCCTTGGCCGGTACGGGCTGCCGTGGGTGTGGCGGCATTGGCGTTTCCGAACATGCGCGTTGAAGTGACGGCAATGGCGGCCAAGCGCTGA
- a CDS encoding MFS transporter, which translates to MSPRLLAMALAPLLGLFIIALGNGFLSSLTTLRLGAAGESPSMIGIVSSAYFVGLTLGAIFNDRLILRIGHIRAYSSFASLIAATILLQGLCYDTTWWIALRLINGWATVGVFLVIESWLLMAGDAKIRGRLLALYMIAFYGAGVLAQAALGEITGWGDTAPFMVAGMLAALSVMPIVILPQVSPLLEQVEPLKPRQLLGVAPTGLVGCFGSGAAIAGVYTLLPLYLQRIGLGVGEVGNMMAWVILGAMLLQYPVGRWSDRKDRQDVLIALALLCTVLSVVIVLLPSQSVLLPVMLFLLGGGVFAVYPVAVSHAADRAPSDALVPMIQGLLLINSLGSALAPLAISPVMTSLGEVGLFWAFAVINLAMVCFFLWRRGKRPAPQHPAPFAAATTFSPTGAELRVTEDLMHAAQEHPPLEPLAAKQKAEAQAH; encoded by the coding sequence ATGTCTCCGCGTTTGCTGGCCATGGCGCTGGCACCCCTGCTCGGGCTGTTCATCATTGCCCTGGGCAACGGTTTTCTGTCTTCCCTGACCACTCTGCGCCTGGGCGCCGCCGGCGAATCACCGTCGATGATCGGTATCGTCTCCTCGGCGTACTTCGTCGGCCTGACCCTTGGCGCAATCTTCAACGACCGGTTGATCCTGCGTATTGGCCATATCCGCGCCTACAGCAGCTTCGCTTCGCTGATCGCCGCGACCATATTGCTGCAGGGGCTGTGCTACGACACCACCTGGTGGATCGCGCTGCGTCTGATCAACGGCTGGGCGACGGTCGGGGTGTTCCTGGTCATCGAAAGCTGGTTGCTGATGGCGGGTGACGCGAAGATCCGCGGGCGTCTGCTGGCGCTTTACATGATCGCCTTCTACGGTGCCGGTGTGCTGGCCCAGGCGGCCCTGGGTGAAATCACCGGTTGGGGCGATACGGCGCCATTCATGGTCGCGGGCATGCTTGCTGCGTTGTCGGTGATGCCGATCGTGATTCTGCCGCAGGTGTCGCCGTTGCTGGAGCAGGTCGAGCCACTCAAGCCGCGCCAATTGCTGGGCGTGGCCCCCACCGGGCTGGTCGGCTGCTTCGGCTCGGGCGCGGCGATTGCCGGCGTCTATACCTTGCTGCCGCTGTACCTGCAGCGTATCGGCCTGGGCGTGGGCGAGGTCGGCAACATGATGGCCTGGGTGATTCTGGGTGCGATGCTGCTGCAGTACCCGGTGGGCCGCTGGTCCGACCGCAAGGACCGCCAGGACGTGCTGATCGCCCTGGCCTTGCTGTGCACGGTGCTGTCGGTGGTGATCGTGCTGCTGCCGTCGCAGTCGGTGCTGCTGCCGGTGATGCTGTTCCTGCTCGGCGGCGGTGTATTCGCGGTGTATCCGGTGGCGGTCAGCCACGCTGCCGACCGGGCGCCGTCCGATGCACTGGTGCCGATGATCCAGGGCCTGCTGCTGATCAACTCGTTGGGCTCGGCCCTGGCCCCGCTGGCCATTTCGCCGGTAATGACATCCCTCGGCGAGGTCGGGCTGTTCTGGGCCTTCGCGGTCATCAACCTGGCCATGGTGTGCTTCTTCCTGTGGCGCCGGGGCAAGCGCCCGGCTCCACAACACCCAGCGCCGTTCGCCGCAGCGACGACCTTTTCGCCAACCGGTGCGGAGTTGCGCGTGACCGAAGACTTGATGCACGCGGCACAGGAGCATCCGCCGCTGGAGCCGCTCGCCGCCAAGCAGAAGGCCGAAGCCCAGGCCCACTGA
- a CDS encoding LLM class flavin-dependent oxidoreductase: protein MSKRQIKLGALTMGCGGPGRHNLWLDPQLPADASVNIDWYIDIARQAEAALFDLMFIVDSQFITPGSPSHYLNRLEPLTLLSALAVSTRHIGLVGTLTTSYNAPYNVARRLASLDLISKGRAGWNVVTSGDAGTAGNYGRDEHYDYDTRYARAQEHVQVVQGLWHSYEDNAFPRDRATGQFLDPSRLHALNHKGEHFQVVGPLNIQRSPQGQPVIFQAGDSRQGRDLGAATADVVFTHAASIEQGQAFYQDVKGRAARLGRDPEQLLVLPGAEIYVGDSDDHAREIERHYHQQDHSFELALKEFGRNFGWHDFSQYDLDAPFPQESLEYARSSFFTNAKRIADQAREKGFTLRQAVEFGRQLRPGAFVGSAETVAAKMTEWFEARALDGFNIYIGHPGQFKRFTQEVIPLLQERGVYRTEYEGTTLRESLGLQIPRFGR, encoded by the coding sequence ATGAGCAAAAGACAGATCAAACTGGGCGCGCTGACCATGGGCTGCGGCGGCCCTGGGCGGCACAACCTGTGGCTGGACCCGCAGCTGCCAGCCGATGCCAGCGTCAACATCGACTGGTACATCGATATTGCCCGTCAGGCCGAGGCCGCGCTGTTCGACCTGATGTTCATCGTCGACAGCCAGTTCATCACCCCCGGTTCGCCGTCGCACTACCTCAATCGCCTGGAACCGCTGACCCTGTTGTCGGCACTGGCGGTGAGCACGCGCCACATCGGCCTGGTCGGTACCCTGACCACGTCCTACAACGCGCCTTACAACGTGGCCCGGCGCCTGGCGTCGCTGGACCTCATCAGCAAAGGCCGCGCTGGCTGGAACGTGGTCACCAGTGGCGATGCCGGTACCGCCGGCAATTATGGTCGCGACGAGCACTACGATTACGACACCCGCTACGCCCGGGCCCAGGAGCACGTCCAGGTGGTGCAGGGTCTTTGGCACTCCTACGAGGACAACGCGTTTCCCCGCGACCGCGCCACGGGTCAGTTCCTCGACCCGTCCAGGCTGCATGCGCTCAACCACAAGGGCGAGCATTTTCAGGTGGTGGGGCCGTTGAACATCCAGCGCTCGCCTCAGGGCCAACCGGTGATATTCCAGGCCGGCGACTCTCGACAAGGCCGCGACCTGGGCGCTGCCACTGCCGATGTGGTGTTCACCCACGCTGCCAGCATCGAGCAGGGGCAGGCGTTCTATCAGGATGTGAAGGGGCGGGCAGCGCGCCTGGGGCGTGACCCGGAGCAGTTGCTGGTGTTGCCGGGTGCTGAGATTTACGTCGGCGATAGCGACGATCACGCCCGCGAGATCGAGCGGCATTACCACCAGCAGGACCACAGCTTCGAGCTGGCACTCAAGGAGTTCGGGCGTAACTTTGGCTGGCACGACTTCAGCCAGTACGACCTGGATGCGCCGTTTCCGCAGGAAAGCCTGGAGTATGCGCGCAGCAGCTTCTTCACCAATGCCAAGCGCATTGCCGACCAGGCACGGGAGAAGGGCTTTACCTTGCGCCAGGCTGTGGAGTTCGGCCGCCAGTTAAGGCCGGGGGCGTTCGTGGGGTCGGCTGAAACCGTGGCGGCGAAGATGACCGAGTGGTTCGAGGCGAGGGCGCTGGATGGGTTCAATATCTACATTGGGCACCCGGGGCAGTTCAAGCGCTTTACCCAGGAGGTGATACCGCTGTTGCAGGAGCGCGGGGTATACCGCACTGAATATGAAGGCACCACATTGCGTGAGAGCCTGGGGTTGCAGATTCCGCGTTTTGGCCGATGA
- a CDS encoding cysteine dioxygenase, with product MSQPLRHDRLRLFIGELSDLLDRETDEATLLDQGQSLLRSLVAHDDWLPEALAQPDPARYQQYLLHCDSRQRFSIVSFVWGPGQQTPIHDHRVWGLIGMLRGAEYSQGFARTEQGALVPAGEPVRLAPGHVEAVSPRIGDIHQVSNAFDDRVSISIHVYGANIGAVHRAVYLADGSEKAFISGYSNTLLPNIWDLSKENPAP from the coding sequence ATGAGCCAACCGCTGCGCCATGACCGCCTGCGCCTGTTCATCGGCGAACTTTCCGACCTGCTGGACCGGGAAACCGACGAGGCCACCCTCCTCGACCAAGGCCAAAGCCTGCTGCGCAGCCTGGTCGCTCACGACGACTGGCTGCCCGAAGCACTGGCCCAACCGGACCCTGCCCGCTACCAGCAGTACCTGCTGCACTGCGACTCGCGTCAGCGCTTTTCCATCGTCAGCTTCGTCTGGGGGCCTGGGCAGCAGACCCCGATCCACGACCACCGGGTATGGGGCCTGATCGGCATGTTGCGCGGCGCCGAGTACTCCCAAGGTTTCGCCCGCACCGAACAAGGCGCGCTGGTGCCTGCGGGCGAGCCGGTGCGCCTCGCTCCAGGGCACGTCGAAGCGGTGTCGCCACGCATCGGTGACATCCACCAGGTGAGCAATGCCTTCGACGACAGGGTGTCGATCAGCATCCATGTCTATGGCGCCAACATCGGTGCCGTGCACCGTGCCGTCTACCTGGCCGACGGCAGCGAAAAAGCCTTCATCTCCGGTTATTCCAACACCCTTTTGCCCAATATCTGGGACCTGTCCAAAGAGAACCCTGCCCCATGA
- a CDS encoding alpha/beta hydrolase — protein sequence MSNEPRNELLIQGPVGQIQLLIDYPDAPAKGVVVLSHPQPLLGGSPRHIVPLTLARRLCAAGWQVVRPCYRGVGKTEGEHADGIGECDDTLAVIRHVQGHFPELPLALVGFSFGAYVHARAVCALAEPPCAVALLGLPVGDVPGGRYYEPLPLPGDVLLLHGEQDEMAPLANLLDWARPRQRAVTLYSGANHFFKGCLESAAQQVIAHLASRL from the coding sequence GTGTCGAACGAACCCCGCAATGAGCTGTTGATCCAGGGCCCGGTCGGGCAGATCCAGTTGCTGATCGACTACCCGGACGCACCGGCCAAAGGGGTGGTGGTGCTCAGCCATCCGCAGCCACTGTTGGGTGGCAGCCCTCGTCATATCGTGCCGCTGACCCTGGCCCGGCGGCTGTGTGCGGCAGGTTGGCAAGTGGTGCGCCCTTGCTATCGCGGCGTCGGCAAAACCGAAGGCGAACACGCGGACGGTATCGGTGAATGCGACGACACCCTGGCCGTGATTCGCCATGTGCAGGGCCACTTCCCAGAGTTGCCCCTGGCACTGGTCGGGTTCTCTTTCGGCGCCTACGTTCACGCTCGGGCCGTGTGTGCCCTGGCCGAGCCGCCCTGCGCGGTGGCACTGCTCGGCCTGCCAGTCGGCGATGTGCCGGGTGGGCGCTACTACGAACCGTTGCCGTTGCCTGGCGATGTGCTGTTGCTGCATGGCGAGCAGGACGAGATGGCGCCACTGGCCAACCTGCTTGATTGGGCCCGGCCCAGGCAGCGCGCGGTGACGCTGTACAGCGGGGCCAACCACTTTTTCAAAGGTTGCCTGGAGAGCGCGGCGCAGCAGGTGATTGCTCATCTTGCGTCACGCCTCTGA
- a CDS encoding DUF2790 domain-containing protein: MKRSIAFIALSAALTSFGAFADQASSQPSASNDAYEYGMPLDVAKVISITPASNAADCQVGTAHMKYVDHQGQTHEVAYREMGNCSQQ; encoded by the coding sequence ATGAAACGTTCGATTGCTTTTATTGCCCTGTCCGCTGCCCTCACCTCGTTCGGTGCCTTCGCCGATCAGGCCTCCAGCCAGCCGTCGGCCAGCAACGATGCCTACGAGTACGGCATGCCGCTGGATGTGGCAAAGGTCATCTCCATCACCCCGGCCAGCAACGCCGCCGACTGCCAGGTAGGCACCGCGCACATGAAGTACGTCGACCACCAGGGCCAGACCCACGAGGTCGCCTACCGGGAAATGGGTAACTGCTCGCAGCAGTGA
- a CDS encoding LysR family transcriptional regulator, whose protein sequence is MDMLHAMRTFARVVECGSFAAAANALDISAAQVSRIVAELENQLQTRLLHRTTRRLRMSEAGERFLERSRHILSLTDEAMDEARGAHLNPRGRLRFHCTHGLGLLMMPLVARYNAACPEVVMELTLSQRNPDPLDEGHDVVITIGKGLPDSQLIAIPLGSIYSILCASPEYLARNGVPTKPEDLNEHECLRMVDPLFEEDWSFEQDQGKSVIVPQDTFLTNVADAMLKATELGMGVGLLPYYSASHAIEEGRLCRLLAPHRLRQREIYAIYPSRHYLDAKVRTWLDFLKEQLPVLFEAHQRVVDDSKYWR, encoded by the coding sequence ATGGACATGCTGCACGCCATGCGCACCTTCGCCCGGGTGGTGGAGTGCGGCAGCTTTGCCGCCGCCGCCAATGCCCTGGATATTTCCGCGGCGCAGGTGTCGCGGATCGTTGCCGAGCTGGAAAACCAGTTGCAGACCCGCCTGCTGCACCGCACCACCCGCCGCCTGCGCATGAGCGAGGCGGGCGAGCGGTTCCTTGAACGTTCGCGGCATATCCTGTCGTTGACCGACGAGGCGATGGATGAGGCCCGTGGTGCCCACCTGAACCCGCGTGGGCGCTTGCGCTTCCACTGCACCCATGGTCTGGGCTTGCTGATGATGCCGCTGGTGGCGCGCTACAACGCCGCGTGCCCGGAAGTGGTGATGGAACTGACCCTGTCGCAGCGCAACCCCGACCCCCTCGACGAAGGCCATGACGTGGTCATCACCATCGGCAAGGGCCTGCCGGATTCGCAGTTGATCGCCATCCCGCTGGGCAGCATCTACAGCATCCTCTGCGCGTCACCCGAGTATCTGGCCCGCAATGGTGTGCCGACCAAGCCAGAAGACCTGAACGAGCACGAATGCCTGCGCATGGTCGACCCGCTGTTCGAAGAAGACTGGTCATTCGAGCAGGATCAGGGGAAAAGTGTGATCGTGCCCCAGGATACCTTCCTCACCAATGTCGCCGACGCCATGCTCAAGGCCACTGAACTGGGCATGGGCGTGGGGTTGCTGCCGTATTATTCTGCCAGCCATGCCATCGAGGAAGGGCGCCTGTGCCGCTTGTTGGCACCGCATCGGCTGCGCCAGCGTGAAATCTACGCGATCTACCCGTCGCGGCATTATCTCGACGCCAAGGTGCGCACCTGGCTGGACTTCCTGAAGGAACAGTTACCGGTGCTGTTCGAGGCCCATCAACGGGTGGTGGACGATTCAAAATACTGGCGCTGA
- a CDS encoding ABC transporter substrate-binding protein has product MRYLKHLAAGVLATTLSLAASAQTLVVGDQSFNARSVMEAAGVLDGLPYTLEWKQFTAGSPVAEALNVGSLDVGLLGDAPPLFLGALGAPIKVIAVSRQNLEGVAILARKDSNIHSLADLRGKRAAIWKGSWSQQLLFSALDKAKVPRDALELRYLSALDASHALDGGSVDVIATWEPYVTQQERQGARVLATAEGLIPAQSFVVANAKSVEAKRAQIADFLQRLKKAREWALGDPANTEAYADDWAKRTRADRDIARAWFARARTDLAPLNPQVVVDAQKTVDFFAGLGLIKAYPAATLFDTSFSAALQSPTTAQALNP; this is encoded by the coding sequence GTGCGATACCTCAAACACCTGGCCGCCGGTGTGCTGGCCACTACCTTGAGCCTGGCCGCCAGCGCGCAAACCCTGGTGGTCGGTGACCAGAGCTTCAATGCCCGCTCAGTGATGGAAGCCGCCGGTGTGCTCGACGGCCTGCCCTACACCCTTGAATGGAAGCAGTTCACCGCCGGCTCGCCGGTGGCCGAGGCGTTGAACGTCGGCAGCCTGGACGTCGGCCTGCTGGGCGATGCGCCGCCATTGTTCCTTGGTGCCTTGGGTGCGCCGATCAAAGTCATCGCGGTGAGCCGACAGAACCTGGAGGGGGTGGCGATCCTGGCGCGCAAGGACTCGAACATCCACAGCCTGGCCGACCTGCGTGGCAAACGCGCGGCAATCTGGAAGGGCTCGTGGAGCCAGCAGCTGTTGTTCAGCGCCTTGGACAAAGCCAAGGTGCCCCGCGACGCGCTTGAGCTGCGCTACCTCAGCGCACTGGATGCCTCCCACGCCCTGGACGGCGGCTCGGTTGACGTGATCGCCACCTGGGAACCCTACGTCACCCAGCAAGAACGCCAAGGGGCGCGGGTGCTGGCTACTGCTGAAGGGCTGATTCCGGCGCAGAGTTTCGTGGTGGCCAATGCCAAGTCGGTCGAGGCCAAGCGCGCGCAGATCGCCGACTTTCTGCAGCGCCTGAAGAAAGCCCGCGAATGGGCTCTGGGCGACCCGGCCAACACCGAGGCTTATGCCGATGATTGGGCCAAGCGTACCCGCGCCGACCGCGATATCGCCCGCGCGTGGTTCGCCCGCGCCCGCACCGATCTGGCGCCGCTGAACCCGCAGGTGGTGGTCGATGCCCAGAAGACCGTGGACTTCTTCGCAGGGCTCGGGCTGATCAAGGCGTACCCCGCCGCGACCCTGTTCGACACCTCGTTCTCTGCCGCCCTGCAGTCGCCGACCACGGCACAGGCCCTCAACCCGTAA